The Candidatus Zixiibacteriota bacterium nucleotide sequence TTTTTCTAATGGGCTTTATTCTGAGCTTTTTCCTGAAGCCCGTTTCCATAGGCATAGCTTTAGTCGCGATAATTTTCCTTTTCCTTTACAGCGCTAGATTTAAGCGTGAGTTTCTTATCGGGAACGTGACAGTAAGTATTATCTCGGCTTTGGCTTTCATATATGGCGGGGTTTTCTCCAAAAATCCTGAGATCTCGCTAATCCCGGCAATCCTGGCATTTCTTTTTCACCTGGGCAGGGAATTGATTAAGGATATGGAAGATGTAGAAGGAGACCAAGCATTAAGGTCTGAGACTTTTCCGATTGCTTATGGAATGAGAAATTCTCAATTCTTAGCCTCTGCAATTTTCCTGGTTTTAATAATCCTGACTATTTTCCCCTATAAGCTGAAAATATTTTCTATTTATTACCTCATTCTGGTTTTGATGGTGGATTTTGTGCTTTTTTATATCATCCTCTCCCTTTGGAATAATCCCTCAAGGGAAAATTTAGGCTCTTTAAGCCGGCTTTTGAAATTCGAGATGCTTCTGGGTCTTCTGGCGATTTTCGCCGGCAGTTTTTAATTGATTTTTTTGGACACGTAGCGTCGGGCTTCACGCCCGACGAGAAACCTGAAAGTAAAATGTAGAGG carries:
- a CDS encoding UbiA family prenyltransferase — its product is MRFKPYFKLTRFQNNLITFISVLMGGFIGGVSSWGKLLLSALSAALISAGGYVLNDYFDLEIDKINRPLRILPGGDLSPKKALIFSISLFLMGFILSFFLKPVSIGIALVAIIFLFLYSARFKREFLIGNVTVSIISALAFIYGGVFSKNPEISLIPAILAFLFHLGRELIKDMEDVEGDQALRSETFPIAYGMRNSQFLASAIFLVLIILTIFPYKLKIFSIYYLILVLMVDFVLFYIILSLWNNPSRENLGSLSRLLKFEMLLGLLAIFAGSF